GTGGCAGCTTTTACAAGAACTGTGAGCAGTATAATTGCAAAACCATAAgcatatgggacatgcaaagCAGAAAGCCCATCCTTGAGTACCTGAGAAATGCAAATTACTTCCGCTCAGAATTACTGGACAGTATGTAGAGACAAAAGTAGACCAGTGTGTACTTGTTCTAGTACAACCTTGAGACAAAAATAACTATCTAACTCACATGCAACAGTAAATGACAAGTAAGGTATGTCCTCGTGTTAGTCATTGTAATACTCTATAACTATAAAGAGCAACCTCCTATGTCTGTCTTTTGCTAAGTTGTTTACAGTCTTGTCAATAAATTTATCGTGTATAGTCAGGGGAAGAGTTTACCACATTGGTTTAATAACCCATGGTGGaacattgacaaaaaaattgacTGAATTTGTTTAATTAGCAATCTCCAGTGCATCAGTTCCAACGCTAGAACTTAAGACGAGATTTCAACCggaacaaatattttattcctAAGAAAAAATTATCACCATAAATCTAAAGTTGTTGTTAGCAGTGTCACATTAAGAAGAGCCCAATATAAAAGAATAGTCCAATAGGTAGGAGAGACTCGTCCAATTCAATGTGGGATTCCTAACATTGCCACCTTGAGATAACTTCACTCATCCATCAATATTCAGTTTGCACCTTAATCCAGCTCATAGAAAGCTCTTTCAGTGACCCAACTCTCAACAAGAGCATCAATTGTTAGGACTTATGCAAAAGAGGAGAACTCAACCCAAAAAACTATTCCATTAGGTGGGAGAGTACAAAACTTAAATACAATATTAAGTAGCTCATCCTACACAATGTGGAACGCCTATCAGTCGCTCGTTATATGGCCCAGACCTAGAACAGAAAATTACATCACTAGAACGAGTGGAAACAATGATATTTCACAATTCTCAACTACAGCAGCAAATACCACAGACCATCCGCACCAGAAACCAATCCTACCAACCAATAACAACAAGTGCAAACTATAGAGAGTTATAATCTTAATCTTACGTTTCCATTCAATCATGCtaatcaaattttcttcaaacACGGTATACCTTCTCACCAATAACAAGCTCCTTCCAGCGCgttgataatttaaattacagTTTCCATTTCACGCATGGagaaaaccaaatcaaatcGAAGAGTTCGGTGCTTCAGAGAACAATACCTTAAGAACCGTCTCCATGTAATTGGTGATTCCGGAAAGCCAATCATTGCTCTGTTTGGCGGTGGCGGAAGCAGCAACCGTGTCGGAAGAAGAAGATACGGCGGCGTCTGCAATCGTGTAAAGAAGTCCCTCCGCTCGACCAAACAGTTCTCTGAGCACGCCTTCAGCGTGCTCCGGCTCGGGCAAGAATTCGGGTTTGAATCCGAACCGGGCGACGGATAGAGAGCCGCGAAGAAAGTGCCTGGTCGAACCGGAGAAAGCGTGGGATTGAGGACGGTTGGGAAGGCGGCTCGTGCTCCGGTTCCCGAACGGAGCAGAGACTATGTTGGGCGCGCAAGGTAACAGAGCTGCCATGGTATTCGGTTCGCAACGAACCGGGGGCTTTAAAAGGAGGAAGTAAAAAACCTAGTTGGCGGTTGGGTTGAAAATGAAGCTGGAGCTTTGAAGTGGTAATGGAGTTACGCAGATGCAAAATTATGGAGATTTTGTTGCAGCGCAGACCTTCCTACTtccctttcttctccttctttcctGGGTTTTAGAAAATCCAAAGGGCCCACCCATATCATATTtcacaattataaaaataaaaataaaaataaaatatcagcAATCTAAgcatttatgttatttttcacaACATAAAAATCCTTTTTTCCAAACCATGGTTGATGTACATCGGAACCCAATACATGAAAGCACCGtgacaaaaaaaacaatttaaaattaaatattttatttattgttctaTAATCTAAGTTAGATATATGAAAGCACTGATACACCGGCAACAAAAGTCAAAAGATTACGCGTGTGACTTGGGCCCCTCCATAGTCTGGGCTAATTTTCATAGTTTCTACGTGGACTGGGCTGAGCTCAATTGAATCCATGGTATGACGATTTTTCTTTCTACACCCCCGTAGTTTCTTTATGCACccataattttcaaaaagaaGCACTAACTAAAGCATTTGAAGTGATAAGAGGACATAGGAACATGAGGTCGAAAAGGCACGAATGAAAAATGCTGGGATAAGAGATGGTCGTGATTCCAGAAAATATCTGCACTTCATTCAGCCATCATATTCCAAACCAAAGTGTTGTTTGGAGTGAGTAAGCTGTCGAAGTTTCACAATGGCGGCAACCATAGCAGCAACCATGGCCATAGTAAACACCAAGAGCCTAAAACTCCCACTCCCACCTTCAAAACCCACCATTTCTCTCTTTTCCCATCTCAACCTTCCAAAGGGTCTAACCTCCACCGTTAACGCTACCGTGTCATCAACAACATCTTCCATGGCGGGCACTGCAATCGCGGGGGCAGTTTTTTCCACCCTAGGATACTGCGACGCGGCTTTTGCGGCGTCGCAAATAGCCCAAATTGCGGAGGGCGACAACCGTGGGCTTGCGCTGTTGCTGCCGGTGGTTCCCGCCTTAGCGTGGGTGCTGTTCAACATTCTGCAGCCGGCGCTGAACCAGGTCAACCGCATGCGAAGCAGCAAGGGGGTCATGGTTGGGCTTGGGCTTGGACTCGGCGCCTCGGGCTTGGTGTGGAGCCCAGAAGCGTCAGCGAGTGAGATGGGTCTGATTGCGGATGCTGCGGCGGGCAGTGACAACAGGGGTCAGCTTCTGCTGTTGGTGGTTGCACCGGCAATTGGGTGGGTTCTGTTCAACATTCTGCAACCTGCACTTAATCAGCTTAACAGAATGAGATCAAAATGAATATGGGAATGGAATTTTGTATCGCTTTTTTCATTGTAACTTGTATCTACCTCTCTCTATGTGTAAAAattatctatctatctatctatcaaTCAATGTTTCCTTCTCTTTGATTTCTTTAACTGACAAGAGATCTCACACTTAATCAAACTCCAGCACACAATGTTTTTGGTTTGAGATTGCTAAAAGAACTACACATTATATGTTACATCAGCACCAACGCACTACATATCATATGAGAACTTGGAGAATTTTCTTTCTTGGTCTAATTTGAAGTATTTGTTTAACATGTTATTAAGCTTTTTAGAGAAGCTGGTAGATGTGGAGTCTTATGGTGAGTTTGTCAGTGCAAATTCTTCAATATGTTAATTTCCTTGCTTGTGTGATAATGGACTTCAACaacttttgtttaataatttcttttatgtcGTGGTTGATATCTTTATCTGAAGCTTTCAGATTTTGATGttaaggttttattttattcctgATTCCAGAAAATTTGGTAAGTTTATTTCTGTCATGGTTTCTTTTGAACGTTAATGTTCTTTCCATAATACCatgaatagaagaaaaaaagttaatgaaGAGAAGACAGTCAACTAAATGAAAATGATACGATTGCCAAAAAAAGTACACTCAAAATCACAAAAACTACGCATAAGAGGAATTTGTAGTAACATACATATTATAGTAGTAATATATCACATTGTtctcataattataattaacttgGCTGGTGACATAAGTCGACAAAGAACAATTTGGTTCGTGTGACATAAACCGCCAGCTTGATCGGTAAAAATGCTAAAAATGCCAAAATACCGTCGTCTTTGGAACggtaagaaaaaaagagaaagaagctATGTGAggacacaacaaaaacaaacaaaaataccaCAGTTGTGGTTGGTGTCCTTTTACTTTTCTTCTGCTCGAAGGTGTTGTCAATCAACCAGGCTGTCTGGGACAAATTCGAGGGACTGGCTTTGAGACTCTTGCAATTGAGAGGCTGTCATTTTAGCCTCCTTAAACCAGCTTGAGCTTCTGACAACGTCATCGATTGACATTTCTTTTGTATCTGTCAAACTGCACCAACAACGGTTTCAGACTCATCTGCAATGTGAATTATGTAACATCATTTATGAATGATGATgaaccacaaaaacaaaaagagacaCCCCAAAAAACTTTTGTTGTCAGCAATGATGCAGAGATGAAAGCATGCAAGTTCAGAATTTCAAATTAACAATTTTGAGCGGCATAGTTTCCATTTTTATTTCACGGATTATCATTCTTCAATATTAAAATGCTAATACGAAAACAAATAGGTAAAAGTCGCAGTAAATATTGGCCATACCCTGCTCAAGCCATAATCCATGATATGTGAATGGCTCAATTGATTGTGAATAAACCATTCATTTGAAAAGATTTCATATCATAATGGACCGATCAAATCTAGATCTTTAAATAAAATGCGACaatgaactaaaataaaaatgaaaaaaaaaagtattttcaaaatACCCTCAACagcatttattttttcttttcacatgtAAATTGCAATATAAATAAGGCCCAGAGAAAATAGTCAGAGTAATTCTAGCTATACTCTGTTTACTCTATGTGAAGATAACGTTATTGCTCAACTCTAAGTTCATGTCAGAATCAGTCATTGTCACAATCAATTATTAAAACTTGAGTTTCAAGATCTGATGGAATAGAATTCCTCGCGtccaaataaatttaaaatgaaaaaaaaaataagggtaAGAACGGTAGCAGAAAGAGAGACAGGATTTAATTTTTTGCTGAAAATTGTCATTCAAACCTGCAAACGACTTGGAGCCAAAAACAAGATACAAATGATTTTGCCAACTTACATCATTCAGCAGAAATAATTAACTTACTGTGCTTTTGAGGAAATTCTTCCACCATTTTCCAGACTTTGCCCTCCATATGAACCTGATAAAAAACGAAAGAAATTGATTCCGGATTGCCTCATCACTATTTTCATGAAGAAACGAGATAAACTAAACATAGCCATATAAATCTTTAATTCAAGCTTGTCACCGATGCcaacatcaaaactcaaaaagCATAACAGGATACATGTTCTAAAGGAAAACAGTTCGATACACAAAAATAGTTAAGCTGATTTTAGTATCAGTATTAACAACTAAGTGAGATAGCAAAGCTTTCCTGGGTAAACACTAGATAAGAAAAACCAGTGGTATCCGTAATGCCCTAAGTACCATGTAGTCGTTAGAAAAAGAGTTTCCAGAACAAATGTATAGGAAAGTGGTGAGCTAAAAATATACATCAACTATGTTACTATAATTTCTTCGAAAATAAAAGCCTGAACTGCCTGCAATCTAACTATTGAGATCACGTTGATTAGAAATTTAGTGAATGCAGTAGTCATGAGGCCTGTCCCCACAATTCAAATTGGTTTTGTAAGATTGCGGAAGAAAATAAGTTCAAATTTTAAGATGGTGTCAATGTCTGCTCTGAATTGTTTGAGTCACCCGTATTTGTCTACACTCTAGATGATAGACTTCTTTAGTCAAGAAGTCGATCAACCCTCTCTTTCTCTCAATAACATACACAAATAGACTGAATAGtatgtattttattaagatGAATGAAAGAATTCAGTATACAAGAGTCACTCTCAAGGAAACTCTGCCCTCCTCTCCTTTTCTTCCTCTCATATACCTTTAATGTTCTATCACTAGACGTCCTATTCTTAAGCACGAGGAATTGCTTTTATTATGCCACCCGCGTTTGTCCACACTCCAAATGCCCGCTGCTGGGTAGGAGGTAATGTGTTGTAATCTTACATCAACTAGAAATATAACCACCGCAGTTTCTATGAAATTTCAAGACCAATGACAGTTCATTTTTCTTCAAACATTATTAACCTTGAGAGCATACATCATTCTAAAAAATTAGTAGgaacaaaataataaagtaataacTTAAGAACATAAAATGTTCTCAAAATTGAAAGGGAAAATACAAGCTTTCCTCAACTTTAGGAATTACAACATTTTCAACCTTCATAAATATGATAATGTGGTTATTTCCAGCTCCTGGAACAAAACAAGTAAGGAATAACAGTTGATAACCAAATTCCAAAGATCAGATCTCAATTAAAAAAGGTTAATCTCAACCAACTCAACAGAAACTCACTTATCCAGTTACCCGTACAGattgaaaactattttatactacattttcatcaactttattaAAACGTAAAGGCacatatatttaatacatatatttcaGTTACCATCTACTTGTGAATCTATACCTGAACTGCTGTCTTCATCAGACAATAGCGGATTATCTGATGGAGTTCTGGTGCTGGCACCAGAATTACCATCTTCACCGTCAGAGCTGCTGCTACTATCATCCTTGAAAATTGCTCCCGATAACAAGCTCTTCTTTTGCGGTGTTTTACCCACAACTCCATGAACATTATTCCCGGAAGCTTTTCCTGCTTTATTTTGAACCCTTTTTATGGAACCTTCCAGCTTTGAATTTGATACAGgaacatgttttctttgtttctccaaatcaatttttttctcagAAGCTTTGACACgagtctttttgttttcttcaatcACAGTCCTGTTACCAGACACTTTTGATTCTTGTCCACTCCTGTGTGGATTTGGTACCTTCTCTCCAGGGTGAATCCTTACATCAAGCTCTTCCTTTGATGATAATTTCTGTGAGGAGCTTAAATCCTTAGCATGAGTTTGTCCATTTGTTGCTTCAAGTTGATGAATGTTATTTCTGGTCATGGTCTCAATATCTTTCATCTCTGTTTCATTCATCTTGTCAACAAGCATGCCATCTGACAAATTAGTTTCACCTGGCTGTTTCCAGGATGAAAATTGTTCATCAGCATTAACCTTTAAAGTTTTAGAAGGTGCTTCcaaattatcatcatctttcTCTCCAGGAGACTGTGTTGAAAGCTGCACTGCATCCTTGCTCCCAGAATTATGCGGAGAATCAGAAGGTTCAAATCTAACAGAGTCTTTCACCAGTTCCGTATTTGTTTTGCATGATTTCTTAGAGGACTTTGTGCTTGCAGAGTTACGTTTCTTTGTCACTGCAACTGAAGATTTGGCCTGTGTTTCACGGTCAGAAGATGATGATAGATTCTTACTATCACCTTGATCTTTCAAAAGCATATTTAACATactctttgagatagaattctgtTTGTCATTTGACTTTTTTCTCTGTCTCTTGCCCGTGTGTTCAGCACTCTCAATGTTAAACTCAACCTCCTTATCAGAAGTCCCATGCATCTCCTCCTGCTGTATTTTTTCACCTATTTGATTTAAAGGGTTCTCCACTGTCTCTGTATTTCCTGATTTAGGATCATAATTTGTTGCACCAATGGACTTCATAATACCATTTTTACTCTCAGAAGCATCCACATGGCCAGAACCTTCTCTAAACGGGGACTCTCCACCTGAATTCTTAtcttttttcttgttctttttttcCATAATACCATTTTTACTCTCAGAAGCATCCACATGGCCAGTACCTTCCCTAAACGGGGACTCTCCACCTGAATTCttgtcttttttcttcttctttttttccttcttcgATTTTCTAGATTCAGTTGATCCATTCACATCCACAACTTTTGAAGTCACATTTAATTCTCCAACTTTTGCATTTGAGTCGTTCTGGTTGGATGGTGTGGACTTATCTAACAGCATTAGCTTAGGATCATTTTGTTGTGATAACTCTCTTCCTTCCTCAGCTCCTTCAATCTGACCAGCTTCGTTTTTACCATTATCCTCAGTGAGCTCCATATGCCCGACCACATTAGCAGGGTGTGCTATTATTTCAATATCAGCATGGTTGTTATagtttccttttgttttttctgtACTTTGAATGTCTTCTTTGCATGCATCAGTTCCAGTCTCCATGTTGTCAATAGTAGTTTTGCCCATACTCATATCTGGccctaaaaagaaaaagagatcaGTAGTATATTTTCAGTATTCTAAAAtagatttcttttattaatttgatctcaataataaaaaaagaaaaacatagcAAACTAGTCATAACATGGTACAAGGTTAGCACGAATAATGCTGGTACTTTACTATGTTCACCCTTTTCTCAAGTAGTATCACCTTTAGGGAGAGAAATTTCCTCCTGACCACCTTTTTGAATGCTTGAatgatcttcttcttcaacgttcctgaaagaagaaattaaatGTGTTTCATGAGGATTTGATGaatttttcttccctttcctcCTCCTACCTTCCAATATAGTTCTCAGTGGATCAGTGTCACTAAATTTTTCGGCTGATTGGTCATCGTTACTGTTTTTAATCTTCTGTAGCTTCTCCAAATCATGATGAGAAGAAATCTCTACGTTGAAATCATTAATCAACTTGGCCTTGGACAAACTTTTTTCTTTGCTGcacttcctctttttctttgcaGGAGTTACTGTATCTAAAATGTCTCCAGTTACCTTATCATCCTTATATTCAACACCATACCTATAGTTTTCATTCTTAAGTTCAAACTGATCCTTCAATTCTTTCCTTTCCTCATGTGCTTCATCGGACTTATGCGCTTCATCCTTCTGAGCAGCCGTCTCTTCCTTGAATAATTCTTTAGAATCATCAATCAAAGACCTCTTCCTTTTCTTATGCTTCTTATCTGAAATAAGTTCAGGTTCTGAAGCTTCTTTCATTGACACAGCAGTGTCAAGGTCCCTCTTAGTGTTCCTATTGTTGCCATCAGTATGCTGATGCTCCTTCAAAACTTCAAATTCCATAATTACTTCTTTATTTGCATTCTCCAAAGTTTTCGCTACAACCTCGATATCCTGCTGAATTGCACAATCACTGAGCCCAACAACAGAAGCATCATCTACATTTGAAGTGTCATCTCGAAATGCgtcttcttttttccttttaccTTTACGTTTTCTACTCGAATCTGATACAGATTTACTATTTCTCTCCTTGCGTACAACACAAACACTCCCAATGTTTTTATCGGTTCCATCAACCTCATACTCGATAGCTGAACCTGGAAGTTCAATATTTTCGCCAGATGATTTAACACCTGTATCCAACTTTTCACCAGCTCCTTTGCCAGTATGTTGTGAAACACAAGGACTAGGAACAGGAACTTCTACATTCTCAACTAGTTTGTTCTCCAACTGCAACACACCCTTGGATGGAGAACCGATAGCATTATCACCACGACCAGTCAAAGCATTAC
This sequence is a window from Vigna angularis cultivar LongXiaoDou No.4 chromosome 2, ASM1680809v1, whole genome shotgun sequence. Protein-coding genes within it:
- the LOC108329254 gene encoding photosystem II core complex proteins psbY, chloroplastic, which translates into the protein MAATIAATMAIVNTKSLKLPLPPSKPTISLFSHLNLPKGLTSTVNATVSSTTSSMAGTAIAGAVFSTLGYCDAAFAASQIAQIAEGDNRGLALLLPVVPALAWVLFNILQPALNQVNRMRSSKGVMVGLGLGLGASGLVWSPEASASEMGLIADAAAGSDNRGQLLLLVVAPAIGWVLFNILQPALNQLNRMRSK
- the LOC108329203 gene encoding uncharacterized protein LOC108329203 isoform X1; amino-acid sequence: MATHNTSVVYIHTNLDTRLALLVSDHDTVADLKRSILSEHPLCFPQIGQIQINGIKVMREGHFYHLVDSMPVRSAFTGSLQSWFVSVDATVVRECSQNYQVATLGIVSNALTGRGDNAIGSPSKGVLQLENKLVENVEVPVPSPCVSQHTGKGAGEKLDTGVKSSGENIELPGSAIEYEVDGTDKNIGSVCVVRKERNSKSVSDSSRKRKGKRKKEDAFRDDTSNVDDASVVGLSDCAIQQDIEVVAKTLENANKEVIMEFEVLKEHQHTDGNNRNTKRDLDTAVSMKEASEPELISDKKHKKRKRSLIDDSKELFKEETAAQKDEAHKSDEAHEERKELKDQFELKNENYRYGVEYKDDKVTGDILDTVTPAKKKRKCSKEKSLSKAKLINDFNVEISSHHDLEKLQKIKNSNDDQSAEKFSDTDPLRTILEGRRRKGKKNSSNPHETHLISSFRNVEEEDHSSIQKGGQEEISLPKGPDMSMGKTTIDNMETGTDACKEDIQSTEKTKGNYNNHADIEIIAHPANVVGHMELTEDNGKNEAGQIEGAEEGRELSQQNDPKLMLLDKSTPSNQNDSNAKVGELNVTSKVVDVNGSTESRKSKKEKKKKKKDKNSGGESPFREGTGHVDASESKNGIMEKKNKKKDKNSGGESPFREGSGHVDASESKNGIMKSIGATNYDPKSGNTETVENPLNQIGEKIQQEEMHGTSDKEVEFNIESAEHTGKRQRKKSNDKQNSISKSMLNMLLKDQGDSKNLSSSSDRETQAKSSVAVTKKRNSASTKSSKKSCKTNTELVKDSVRFEPSDSPHNSGSKDAVQLSTQSPGEKDDDNLEAPSKTLKVNADEQFSSWKQPGETNLSDGMLVDKMNETEMKDIETMTRNNIHQLEATNGQTHAKDLSSSQKLSSKEELDVRIHPGEKVPNPHRSGQESKVSGNRTVIEENKKTRVKASEKKIDLEKQRKHVPVSNSKLEGSIKRVQNKAGKASGNNVHGVVGKTPQKKSLLSGAIFKDDSSSSSDGEDGNSGASTRTPSDNPLLSDEDSSSGSYGGQSLENGGRISSKAHLTDTKEMSIDDVVRSSSWFKEAKMTASQLQESQSQSLEFVPDSLVD
- the LOC108329203 gene encoding uncharacterized protein LOC108329203 isoform X2 — translated: MATHNTSVVYIHTNLDTRLALLVSDHDTVADLKRSILSEHPLCFPQIGQIQINGIKVMREGHFYHLVDSMPVRSAFTGSLQSWFVSVDATVVRECSQNYQVATLGIVSNALTGRGDNAIGSPSKGVLQLENKLVENVEVPVPSPCVSQHTGKGAGEKLDTGVKSSGENIELPGSAIEYEVDGTDKNIGSVCVVRKERNSKSVSDSSRKRKGKRKKEDAFRDDTSNVDDASVVGLSDCAIQQDIEVVAKTLENANKEVIMEFEVLKEHQHTDGNNRNTKRDLDTAVSMKEASEPELISDKKHKKRKRSLIDDSKELFKEETAAQKDEAHKSDEAHEERKELKDQFELKNENYRYGVEYKDDKVTGDILDTVTPAKKKRKCSKEKSLSKAKLINDFNVEISSHHDLEKLQKIKNSNDDQSAEKFSDTDPLRTILEGRRRKGKKNSSNPHETHLISSFRNVEEEDHSSIQKGGQEEISLPKDMSMGKTTIDNMETGTDACKEDIQSTEKTKGNYNNHADIEIIAHPANVVGHMELTEDNGKNEAGQIEGAEEGRELSQQNDPKLMLLDKSTPSNQNDSNAKVGELNVTSKVVDVNGSTESRKSKKEKKKKKKDKNSGGESPFREGTGHVDASESKNGIMEKKNKKKDKNSGGESPFREGSGHVDASESKNGIMKSIGATNYDPKSGNTETVENPLNQIGEKIQQEEMHGTSDKEVEFNIESAEHTGKRQRKKSNDKQNSISKSMLNMLLKDQGDSKNLSSSSDRETQAKSSVAVTKKRNSASTKSSKKSCKTNTELVKDSVRFEPSDSPHNSGSKDAVQLSTQSPGEKDDDNLEAPSKTLKVNADEQFSSWKQPGETNLSDGMLVDKMNETEMKDIETMTRNNIHQLEATNGQTHAKDLSSSQKLSSKEELDVRIHPGEKVPNPHRSGQESKVSGNRTVIEENKKTRVKASEKKIDLEKQRKHVPVSNSKLEGSIKRVQNKAGKASGNNVHGVVGKTPQKKSLLSGAIFKDDSSSSSDGEDGNSGASTRTPSDNPLLSDEDSSSGSYGGQSLENGGRISSKAHLTDTKEMSIDDVVRSSSWFKEAKMTASQLQESQSQSLEFVPDSLVD
- the LOC108329203 gene encoding uncharacterized protein LOC108329203 isoform X3 — encoded protein: MATHNTSVVYIHTNLDTRLALLVSDHDTVADLKRSILSEHPLCFPQIGQIQINGIKVMREGHFYHLVDSMPVRSAFTGSLQSWFVSVDATVVRECSQNYQVATLGIVSNALTGRGDNAIGSPSKGVLQLENKLVENVEVPVPSPCVSQHTGKGAGEKLDTGVKSSGENIELPGSAIEYEVDGTDKNIGSVCVVRKERNSKSVSDSSRKRKGKRKKEDAFRDDTSNVDDASVVGLSDCAIQQDIEVVAKTLENANKEVIMEFEVLKEHQHTDGNNRNTKRDLDTAVSMKEASEPELISDKKHKKRKRSLIDDSKELFKEETAAQKDEAHKSDEAHEERKELKDQFELKNENYRYGVEYKDDKVTGDILDTVTPAKKKRKCSKEKSLSKAKLINDFNVEISSHHDLEKLQKIKNSNDDQSAEKFSDTDPLRTILEGRRRKGKKNSSNPHETHLISSFRNVEEEDHSSIQKGGQEEISLPKGPDMSMGKTTIDNMETGTDACKEDIQSTEKTKGNYNNHADIEIIAHPANVVGHMELTEDNGKNEAGQIEGAEEGRELSQQNDPKLMLLDKSTPSNQNDSNAKVGELNVTSKVVDVNGSTESRKSKKEKKKKKKDKNSGGESPFREGTGHVDASESKNGIMEKKNKKKDKNSGGESPFREGSGHVDASESKNGIMKSIGATNYDPKSGNTETVENPLNQIGEKIQQEEMHGTSDKEVEFNIESAEHTGKRQRKKSNDKQNSISKSMLNMLLKDQGDSKNLSSSSDRETQAKSSVAVTKKRNSASTKSSKKSCKTNTELVKDSVRFEPSDSPHNSGSKDAVQLSTQSPGEKDDDNLEAPSKTLKVNADEQFSSWKQPGETNLSDGMLVDKMNETEMKDIETMTRNNIHQLEATNGQTHAKDLSSSQKLSSKEELDVRIHPGEKVPNPHRSGQESKVSGNRTVIEENKKTRVKASEKKIDLEKQRKHVPVSNSKLEGSIKRVQNKAGKASGNNVHGVVGKTPQKKSLLSGAIFKDDSSSSSDGEDGNSGASTRTPSDNPLLSDEDSSSGSYGGQSLENGGRISSKAQ